From Longimicrobiaceae bacterium, one genomic window encodes:
- a CDS encoding lysylphosphatidylglycerol synthase transmembrane domain-containing protein, translated as MKPDLKTVVGLAITVASLWWAFRGVSMDQVWTNVTHANLALLALAAFLSTLGLAFRALRWKSLLPPETKSTFAARNAAVSVGFGLNNALPARLGEFARVATLNRLSGIPIGTVLGSLVLERVFDGFIIVAMLFAAMASPSFPAHLGTTDPRTLALPVAAFAGGLGIVLFLLAIFPVASVRTGERLANFLPEAFRRPIVDSLHTFVGSLGVLRSPARLVGALAWAAAQWLFLSLSYLAALNAFGITTPGFVGAVFLQAVVAIAVAVPSSPGFFGVSEAASRIALAPWQIDDSRIVSYAIGFHIAGWLPVTALGFWYIWRLGLNLSEMKNSETVVEEAVEAADHAAAAERAKRA; from the coding sequence ATCTGAAGACGGTGGTGGGGCTCGCGATCACGGTCGCGAGCCTGTGGTGGGCGTTTCGCGGCGTGAGCATGGACCAGGTCTGGACCAACGTCACGCACGCCAACCTCGCGCTCCTCGCCCTCGCGGCATTCCTTTCCACGCTGGGCCTCGCCTTTCGCGCGCTGCGGTGGAAGTCGCTGCTGCCGCCGGAGACGAAGTCGACCTTCGCAGCGCGCAACGCAGCCGTATCCGTCGGCTTCGGGCTCAACAACGCGCTGCCGGCCCGCCTGGGCGAGTTCGCGCGCGTCGCCACGCTCAACCGGCTGAGCGGCATCCCCATCGGCACGGTCCTTGGGTCGCTGGTGCTGGAGCGCGTGTTCGACGGCTTCATCATCGTCGCCATGCTCTTCGCGGCCATGGCGTCGCCGTCGTTCCCGGCGCACCTGGGCACGACGGACCCGCGCACGCTTGCGCTGCCGGTCGCCGCGTTCGCGGGGGGGCTGGGCATCGTGCTCTTCCTGCTCGCCATCTTCCCGGTCGCTTCAGTGCGGACGGGTGAACGGCTGGCGAACTTCCTCCCCGAGGCGTTCCGGCGGCCCATCGTGGACTCGCTGCACACGTTCGTGGGCAGCCTGGGCGTGCTGCGCAGCCCGGCGCGGCTGGTCGGCGCGCTGGCGTGGGCGGCGGCGCAGTGGCTCTTCCTCTCGCTTTCGTACCTGGCGGCGCTCAACGCGTTCGGGATCACCACGCCGGGCTTCGTGGGCGCCGTCTTCCTCCAGGCGGTCGTCGCCATCGCCGTCGCGGTGCCGTCGTCTCCCGGCTTCTTCGGCGTCTCCGAGGCGGCGTCGCGGATCGCCCTGGCGCCGTGGCAGATCGACGACAGCCGCATCGTCTCGTACGCCATCGGCTTCCACATCGCCGGCTGGCTGCCGGTCACGGCGCTCGGCTTCTGGTACATCTGGCGGCTGGGCCTGAACCTGTCGGAGATGAAGAACAGCGAGACGGTGGTGGAGGAGGCCGTGGAGGCCGCCGACCACGCCGCCGCGGCGGAGAGGGCCAAGCGTGCCTAA
- the ispE gene encoding 4-(cytidine 5'-diphospho)-2-C-methyl-D-erythritol kinase: MPNAARVDAPAKVNLRLRILARETTGFHQLETVFCAISLADTVEVRRGAPGVRLHATGGVEMGPPEENLAVRAVHVFHRWMGDEPAVDVHLTKRIPSAAGLGGGSSDAAAVLRALHAMHGEPFPREALLYMAAELGSDVPFFVCGSPLALAWGRGERLLALPPLPQRDVLVAHPGVAMPTADAFRRMDELRAGDYVPQGASVSLDDLADWSKVARAAENDFEHVVEEKIPLVADARRAMLDERAEMALLAGSGSSVFGIFPEGYYQRSAEERLRELGMTTWTAHTLEREPWVQVDPRR, translated from the coding sequence GTGCCTAACGCGGCGCGGGTCGACGCGCCCGCCAAGGTAAACCTCCGCCTGCGCATCCTGGCGCGCGAGACGACCGGTTTCCACCAGCTGGAGACGGTGTTCTGCGCCATCTCGCTGGCCGACACGGTGGAGGTGCGCCGCGGCGCGCCCGGCGTGCGCCTGCATGCCACCGGCGGGGTGGAGATGGGGCCGCCGGAGGAGAACCTGGCCGTCCGCGCGGTGCACGTCTTCCACCGCTGGATGGGCGACGAGCCCGCGGTCGACGTCCACCTGACGAAGCGCATCCCCTCCGCCGCCGGGCTGGGCGGCGGCAGCAGCGACGCGGCGGCCGTGCTGCGCGCCCTGCACGCCATGCACGGCGAGCCGTTTCCGCGCGAGGCGCTGCTCTACATGGCGGCCGAGCTGGGCAGCGACGTGCCGTTCTTCGTCTGCGGCTCCCCGCTGGCGCTGGCGTGGGGACGCGGCGAGCGCCTGCTCGCGCTCCCGCCTCTGCCGCAACGCGACGTGCTGGTCGCGCACCCCGGCGTCGCCATGCCCACCGCCGATGCCTTCCGCCGCATGGACGAGCTGCGCGCCGGCGACTACGTGCCGCAGGGCGCCTCCGTCTCGCTCGACGACCTGGCGGACTGGAGCAAGGTCGCTCGGGCCGCGGAGAACGACTTCGAGCACGTGGTGGAGGAGAAGATTCCGCTGGTCGCCGATGCCCGCCGCGCCATGCTTGACGAGCGCGCGGAGATGGCGCTGCTGGCCGGCAGCGGATCGTCCGTTTTCGGCATCTTCCCCGAAGGCTACTACCAGCGCAGCGCCGAGGAGCGCCTTCGCGAGCTGGGGATGACGACGTGGACGGCGCACACGCTGGAACGCGAGCCGTGGGTGCAGGTTGACCCTCGGCGGTAG